The genomic region TGTTGCGTTATCCTCTGCTTCTCCCGCTTCGTGAATGCCTTGATGAATCACTTCCACCATCGTGCGTAGATCAGCAACCACCGACTCTACCATACGCTCAGCAGGCAACTGTCCCTGTACCTCTTCAATCGGAGACAGACGCAGCTGTTCAGTCATCGTAGCCACCGGACGTCCACCAATAGCCAGCAAACGTTCTGCAACTTCGTCCATATTCGCCGTAGCCAAGTTGTACAGCTCTTCGAATTTGGCATGCAGTGTGAAGAAATGAGGTCCTTGGACATACCAGTGGAAGTTATGCAGTTTCGTGTATAGTACAGACCAGCCTGCGATCTGACGGTTCAGGACCTCTTGAAGTGCTGTGGCGTTGTTAGCAAAAGTATTGTTTCTAGTTTGGATTGTGCTCATTGAATTTATCCCCTCTCGAATATAAATAATAGAATTTGGATTTTATGATGGATTGCTTTGGTTGGCTTATTTTAATTTAGACTTAATCTAAATCTTGTTTTAATTATAACACCGCATATACGGTTTGGGAAGGCTTTTACACTGTCTTGTAAATGAAGATTCCATGAAGCTGAGCTTCATCCTGTAACAGTATAGAAAGCTTAGTTACACTCGCCACACGGCTGATCAATGAGGGTGTGTAGTACTACCTGCACCAGATCTCACTTTTTATTTATACCTCCAATTACGCTCACATACTGCGAATATTCTCACAGTGCACATAACGCAAAAACAGCCCTTCATCTCCGCGAGATGATAGGACTGCATGAACGCACCTGTACAACTTTTATTGACGAACACACTCAAAAGTCAAAATACGACTGATCTCTTCATAGCTGGATGCTACAAAATGAGGTTGATGATCGGACTCCGGTAGCGCCGCCCGATGGTTGAACCAGATGACTGTCCAGCCTGCATCCACTGCACCTACCACATCATTACGCCACGAGTCTCCGATGTAATAGCTGGAACGGGCATCTGTCCCGGACTGCTTACTCACATATTCGAACAACCTGCGATCCGGCTTCGCATACCCAGTTGTACCGGAGATGAAAATCAGATGCTCATCCACGAGACTGAGCACATCCAGTGCTTCAAGCTTGCGCCGCTGGTGCTCTCCTTCTCCATTAGTGATCAGACCAACGGTATGACCTTCTGCCTGAAGCCTTCTGATCAGCTCATACGCTCCTTCAAAAGGTACAATCTCGAACTGTCTGCTCAGATACTGTGCTTGCAGTTTTTCAGCCTGTCCCGATTGTAGAGGGAGTCCAAACTCCTCCATCGTCAACTCAAACCTCCGACGACGCATTCGCTCTACTGCATCCGGTTCTGGTACAGCGGATAGATCTTCTTGTGCAGACAGCCAGTCACTGTAATAACGAAAACGGTGATAGGCCTCAGCATAAGGGAAATCATCCGGTAGGCCGAGAACGTCCTGCAACGCGCCACGAAGCGGCTGCAAGTGATCATATAACGTATCATCCACATCGAAAAATATCGTTTTAACTTCATTTTTTATATTCATAGTTGTTACCGATCCCCCTGCTCCTGTCTCAAGCATGCTCTTCTTACTACTATATATGTAATCCTATGCCTCGTCCAAAAGGGATTTGTTGCGTGATAACTTCTACTCCAGAACAGTGCCCATAATAACGCTTAGACCAGAATTGATCGGACGGCTTTATATGTTAAAATAAGGATGATTAAATCTGAGGTGATGACGATGTTCAATTCAAAATTCTTCTTCTATTAGTTGTGCTCAAGGC from Paenibacillus sp. FSL R5-0341 harbors:
- a CDS encoding DNA starvation/stationary phase protection protein translates to MSTIQTRNNTFANNATALQEVLNRQIAGWSVLYTKLHNFHWYVQGPHFFTLHAKFEELYNLATANMDEVAERLLAIGGRPVATMTEQLRLSPIEEVQGQLPAERMVESVVADLRTMVEVIHQGIHEAGEAEDNATEDMLIGFTAALDKEVWMLNAFLGK
- a CDS encoding HAD family hydrolase; its protein translation is MNIKNEVKTIFFDVDDTLYDHLQPLRGALQDVLGLPDDFPYAEAYHRFRYYSDWLSAQEDLSAVPEPDAVERMRRRRFELTMEEFGLPLQSGQAEKLQAQYLSRQFEIVPFEGAYELIRRLQAEGHTVGLITNGEGEHQRRKLEALDVLSLVDEHLIFISGTTGYAKPDRRLFEYVSKQSGTDARSSYYIGDSWRNDVVGAVDAGWTVIWFNHRAALPESDHQPHFVASSYEEISRILTFECVRQ